One Anaerohalosphaeraceae bacterium DNA segment encodes these proteins:
- the pgl gene encoding 6-phosphogluconolactonase, translated as MRFLAIDHGDKRTGLAVCDASERVVSPLTVLEGAENSPAGIRRALESYRLDAIVIGLPCNMDGTEGPRAAKVRRFAEELKKTLPLPILFFDERLSSFEAQEKLAAMELTRKKRKKRLDAVAAAAILEGFLEARKQALAEFSGRFVRTSDEETLAREVLSEFLFCAERTLREKGRFAVAVCGGRTPRRFFEYLSQSSDAQKMDWKNVYWFWTDERAVSPSDAASNYRLAAETFLKTLRIPRERVYRMEGEAPDLQEAAAGYEKKLREVFGLQPGQIPVLDLVLLGVGADGHIASLFPGTDVLSDRQSLVRAVRGPDGLNRLTLTVPVIQNAGSILVVLSGREKAPILCTLLTHPPAPAVYPAHCLWSVLSKTVWVADAAAASLLGERPESGASSGL; from the coding sequence ATGCGGTTTTTGGCGATTGATCACGGAGACAAAAGGACGGGGCTGGCCGTTTGTGACGCCTCTGAACGGGTTGTTTCTCCTCTGACGGTACTGGAAGGAGCTGAAAACTCCCCGGCCGGGATTCGCAGGGCTCTTGAATCCTATCGACTTGATGCGATTGTCATCGGGCTGCCTTGCAATATGGACGGAACGGAAGGACCGCGCGCGGCGAAGGTGCGCCGATTTGCGGAGGAACTGAAAAAAACTCTTCCGCTGCCGATTCTTTTCTTTGACGAGCGGCTGAGCAGTTTTGAGGCGCAGGAGAAACTGGCCGCTATGGAGCTTACGCGAAAAAAACGCAAGAAACGGTTGGATGCCGTGGCGGCGGCGGCGATTCTGGAGGGATTTCTGGAGGCCCGAAAACAGGCGTTGGCGGAATTTTCCGGACGGTTTGTCCGAACTTCAGATGAAGAAACGCTGGCCCGGGAGGTGCTGTCGGAGTTTCTTTTCTGTGCAGAACGGACACTCAGAGAGAAAGGCCGTTTTGCCGTCGCTGTCTGCGGCGGGCGAACCCCTCGCCGTTTTTTTGAGTATCTGAGCCAATCGTCCGACGCCCAAAAGATGGACTGGAAAAACGTGTATTGGTTCTGGACTGACGAGCGTGCCGTAAGTCCTTCCGATGCGGCCAGCAATTATCGGCTGGCTGCGGAAACCTTTTTGAAAACCCTGCGGATTCCACGAGAACGAGTTTATCGGATGGAGGGGGAGGCACCCGATTTGCAGGAAGCGGCAGCCGGCTATGAAAAAAAATTGCGGGAGGTTTTCGGTTTGCAGCCCGGGCAAATTCCGGTCCTGGATTTGGTTCTGCTGGGAGTCGGCGCCGACGGCCATATTGCTTCTCTTTTTCCCGGAACCGATGTGCTTTCAGACAGGCAATCCCTCGTTCGGGCGGTCCGCGGACCTGACGGATTAAACCGTCTGACCCTGACAGTTCCGGTTATTCAGAATGCCGGGTCAATTCTGGTTGTGCTCAGCGGAAGAGAAAAGGCGCCGATTCTCTGTACCTTGCTGACTCATCCGCCGGCTCCGGCAGTTTATCCGGCTCACTGCCTCTGGTCGGTTCTTTCCAAAACGGTTTGGGTTGCGGATGCGGCGGCGGCTTCTCTGCTGGGGGAGCGTCCGGAGAGCGGGGCTTCGAGCGGCTTATAA
- a CDS encoding pitrilysin family protein: MEPVEQIILPGGLTVLVQPVGGVESASFAFLLPGGSAALPDGCCGAAAVLNDWLFRGAGPYNSRQLVEELDRIGLHRQSSVSPEYLFYGGSLQSENLFRALELYADILLHPHLKEDLFEPSRQLALQELEALDDDPRQKVSVCLYERFYPDPLGRPCVGKEEDLRQLTPPQTRALKERLFAWSGAVLSATGKIDTHALLKHIEKLFGCTPACQECPPVPRAAADGYHHIPNPGAQVHIGFMTKVPPCDSPLYYSVMAACAVLGGGMSSRLFTEVREKRGLCYAVGTRYHSLRSFAGISGYAGTTPEKAEETLSVILSEFRRLRNGISEDELLRAKTGLKSSLIMQNESTSARASRLAADWFYLKRVRPLEEIRRAVESLTTQAVQEFLDGPFIREFTFVSLGPQPLQSLQNKQES; this comes from the coding sequence ATGGAACCCGTAGAACAAATAATTCTGCCCGGCGGTCTGACCGTTCTGGTCCAGCCCGTCGGCGGCGTGGAATCCGCTTCCTTTGCTTTTCTGCTGCCCGGCGGCAGTGCTGCTCTTCCGGACGGCTGCTGCGGGGCTGCTGCGGTCTTGAATGACTGGCTCTTCCGCGGTGCCGGACCTTACAACAGCCGTCAGCTGGTGGAAGAACTGGACCGCATCGGCCTTCACCGTCAAAGCAGCGTCAGCCCGGAATATCTCTTCTACGGCGGCTCCCTCCAATCCGAAAACCTCTTCAGAGCCCTCGAGCTGTATGCCGACATTCTCCTGCATCCGCACCTGAAAGAGGACCTGTTTGAGCCCAGCCGGCAGCTGGCCCTTCAGGAACTGGAAGCCCTCGACGACGACCCGCGCCAAAAGGTCAGTGTCTGCCTGTATGAACGATTCTATCCGGACCCGCTCGGGCGCCCGTGCGTCGGAAAAGAAGAGGACCTTCGACAGCTGACGCCGCCGCAAACCCGAGCCCTCAAAGAGCGGCTGTTTGCCTGGTCCGGGGCCGTTCTGTCGGCGACGGGGAAAATTGATACACACGCACTTCTCAAACACATCGAAAAATTGTTCGGCTGTACCCCCGCCTGTCAGGAATGCCCTCCGGTCCCGCGGGCGGCTGCCGACGGCTATCACCACATCCCGAATCCCGGTGCCCAGGTGCATATCGGTTTTATGACAAAAGTCCCGCCCTGTGACTCGCCGCTTTATTACTCCGTGATGGCGGCCTGTGCAGTACTGGGCGGAGGGATGAGCAGCCGTCTTTTTACGGAAGTCCGGGAAAAAAGAGGACTCTGCTATGCTGTAGGAACCCGCTATCATTCCCTTCGTTCCTTCGCCGGCATTTCCGGTTACGCCGGAACTACGCCGGAGAAAGCGGAAGAAACCCTGTCCGTCATCCTTTCAGAATTCCGCCGGCTTCGGAACGGAATCAGCGAAGACGAACTGCTTCGTGCCAAGACAGGCCTGAAAAGCTCGCTGATTATGCAGAACGAATCCACCTCCGCCCGCGCTTCCCGGCTGGCGGCGGACTGGTTTTATCTGAAACGGGTTCGGCCTCTGGAAGAAATCCGCCGGGCCGTTGAATCCCTCACAACACAGGCTGTTCAGGAATTCCTGGACGGCCCTTTCATCCGGGAATTTACGTTTGTTTCACTCGGCCCGCAGCCGCTTCAGTCGCTTCAGAACAAACAGGAGTCTTGA
- the smc gene encoding chromosome segregation protein SMC, which produces MRLEKVVINGFKSFADKTELQFTQPITAIVGPNGCGKSNVVDAIKWVLGSQSPKSLRSGQMADVIFSGSSSRKPCGMAEVSLHFSQGQTLGLEQDELTVTRRLFRSGESEYLLNGKPCRLRDIRNLFLDTGVGVSAYSIIEQGQIDQLLQASKVDRRIIFEEAAGISRFKVHKKEAERKLERAEQNLLRLADIINEVQRQLRSIKLQAGKARNFLEYSNRLKELRVRFSLAEFHKFKTQQQEKERILAQWQERFAQNTAEMSRREAADSALHSQISQMEAEISRWDNTLIAARSRIEQQIERIRFLKDRFTELQKRKSRADEQIRNAGRQCSQFLDNIQALRQDVQTGQDRLNELNRQMQQQEEQIRQVGRICAEIQAQLDDEKSGILDIVRRTAQLHNEIQSLNHYRNNLTGQKTRLSGKAAQAQEQTALWLTEKARLQTRLEEIQNVLQKLNQTLSEQKAAMEAVGQEETLLRKKLEQLKEQRSGLTAEWKVLREMENRREGLSETVKTILNQHRRNGQSGLLDGVLADILRTDVEYAPAVEAALGPALQALLVNDTRRFLEDPSIHSALKNRLQAICLDRCEPFQDCLDIRELNGVKGRLIEFIRFEERYAPVCWALLGKVLLVDSPETALDLAARLGRDYQFVTLQGHLVANGMLLSVGPVSQSAGLLSRKSRIEQIESKLQELQEQIRLQEEHLQQADQKYLHLSKVCQDLRTSIYEASTERVDAESQLRVMEQNLKRLTDEQPLILEEMKQLEEEIQQSVRREHESQGKLKELEELNRQRTEQISALQKSLETKKAEMEKLTAALTDLKIRHGQAAEQQKSIHQQIASLQSQLQHSRMVLETARTERHSSQEQAVQTERMILQTESELNCLYLEKETAQKQSRSLHKEIKILQAQQKENEQHLRQSRRLQQEIEEAIHQIQMDLGQIQVRQEDLIQRVREELQMDLQAQYETFREEQTDWEAVQEEIRVLREKIERLGHVNVEAIDQQEELEKRAAFLETQAEDLRQSKTQLQQLIERINRESREKFAATFEQVRMHFQQIFRKLFGGGKADIFLENPEDLLESGIEIVARPPGKETRTISLLSGGEKTMTAIALLFAVFQSKPSPFCVLDEVDAALDEANNERFNLIVQEFKQHSQFIIITHSKRTMSIADILYGITMQTQGVSKKISVQFESIENAADTAVA; this is translated from the coding sequence ATGAGATTAGAAAAGGTTGTTATCAACGGCTTTAAAAGCTTTGCCGACAAAACAGAACTCCAATTTACCCAGCCGATAACGGCCATTGTCGGTCCGAACGGATGCGGAAAAAGCAATGTTGTCGATGCCATAAAATGGGTTCTGGGCAGCCAGAGTCCAAAAAGTTTGCGAAGCGGCCAGATGGCCGATGTGATTTTCAGCGGCTCCAGCAGTCGAAAACCATGCGGAATGGCGGAAGTATCCCTGCATTTTTCACAGGGGCAAACCCTCGGACTGGAACAAGATGAACTGACCGTCACTCGACGGCTTTTTCGAAGCGGAGAAAGCGAATACCTTCTGAACGGCAAACCCTGCCGGCTTCGGGATATCCGCAACCTTTTCCTGGACACAGGGGTCGGCGTCAGCGCTTATTCCATCATCGAACAGGGCCAAATCGACCAGCTGCTTCAGGCCTCCAAAGTGGACCGGCGGATTATCTTCGAGGAGGCGGCGGGCATCAGCCGGTTTAAGGTGCACAAAAAAGAAGCGGAACGCAAACTCGAACGCGCCGAGCAGAACCTGCTTCGCCTGGCCGACATCATCAACGAAGTGCAGCGGCAGCTCCGCAGCATCAAACTGCAGGCCGGCAAGGCACGCAATTTTCTGGAATACTCCAACCGTCTCAAAGAGCTCCGAGTGCGTTTTTCTCTCGCCGAGTTCCATAAATTCAAAACCCAGCAGCAAGAGAAAGAACGTATCCTGGCGCAGTGGCAGGAACGCTTTGCGCAGAATACCGCAGAGATGTCCCGGCGGGAGGCAGCCGACAGCGCCCTGCACAGCCAAATCAGCCAAATGGAAGCGGAAATCAGCCGCTGGGACAATACCCTGATTGCCGCCCGCAGCCGAATCGAACAGCAGATTGAGCGAATCCGGTTTTTGAAAGACCGATTCACCGAGCTCCAAAAAAGAAAAAGCCGCGCCGACGAACAAATCCGAAACGCCGGCCGTCAATGCTCGCAATTTCTGGACAATATCCAGGCCCTTCGGCAGGATGTACAGACCGGGCAGGACCGCCTGAACGAACTCAACCGTCAGATGCAGCAACAGGAAGAGCAGATACGCCAGGTCGGCCGAATCTGTGCGGAAATCCAGGCGCAGCTCGATGACGAAAAATCCGGCATTCTGGACATCGTGCGCCGAACGGCCCAGCTCCACAACGAAATCCAGAGTCTGAATCATTACCGAAATAATCTGACCGGACAAAAAACCCGTTTGAGCGGAAAAGCCGCTCAGGCCCAGGAACAGACGGCCCTCTGGCTTACTGAAAAAGCACGACTGCAGACACGCCTGGAAGAAATCCAAAACGTCCTGCAGAAACTCAACCAGACCCTCTCCGAGCAAAAAGCGGCGATGGAAGCCGTAGGACAGGAAGAAACGCTTCTGAGAAAAAAACTCGAACAGCTTAAGGAACAGCGAAGCGGACTGACGGCGGAATGGAAAGTCCTGCGTGAAATGGAGAATCGACGGGAGGGATTGAGCGAAACGGTCAAAACCATTCTCAATCAGCACCGTCGAAACGGACAATCCGGACTGCTGGACGGCGTGCTGGCGGATATCCTCCGCACGGACGTGGAGTATGCACCGGCGGTGGAAGCCGCACTTGGCCCTGCCCTGCAGGCCCTTTTGGTCAACGACACCCGACGGTTTCTCGAAGACCCCTCCATTCACTCCGCCCTGAAAAACCGCCTTCAGGCAATCTGCCTGGACCGCTGCGAGCCCTTCCAGGATTGTCTGGACATTCGGGAGCTGAACGGCGTGAAGGGCCGGCTCATTGAATTCATCCGCTTTGAAGAACGCTATGCTCCGGTCTGCTGGGCACTGCTCGGAAAAGTCCTGCTGGTCGATTCTCCGGAAACAGCCCTGGATTTGGCCGCCCGGCTCGGAAGAGACTATCAGTTTGTGACCCTTCAGGGGCATCTTGTGGCCAACGGAATGCTTCTTTCCGTCGGCCCTGTGAGCCAGTCGGCAGGTCTGCTGTCCCGAAAAAGCAGAATTGAACAGATCGAATCAAAACTTCAGGAGCTTCAGGAGCAAATCCGCCTGCAGGAAGAGCATCTCCAGCAGGCCGACCAGAAATATCTGCATCTGTCCAAAGTCTGTCAGGACCTCCGCACAAGCATCTACGAGGCCTCCACGGAACGCGTGGATGCCGAATCGCAGCTGCGGGTGATGGAACAAAATCTCAAACGGCTGACGGATGAACAGCCGCTGATTCTCGAAGAAATGAAGCAGCTGGAAGAAGAAATTCAGCAGTCCGTCCGGCGGGAACATGAATCGCAGGGCAAACTGAAGGAGCTGGAAGAGCTCAACCGTCAGCGCACGGAGCAAATCTCCGCCCTTCAGAAATCGCTGGAGACCAAAAAAGCGGAGATGGAAAAACTGACCGCCGCCCTGACGGATTTGAAAATCCGGCACGGACAGGCCGCCGAACAGCAAAAGTCCATCCATCAGCAGATTGCCTCGCTGCAGAGCCAGCTTCAGCACAGCCGAATGGTTCTGGAGACCGCCCGAACAGAGCGGCACAGCAGCCAGGAACAGGCCGTTCAGACCGAGCGGATGATTTTGCAGACCGAGTCCGAGCTGAATTGTCTTTATCTGGAAAAAGAAACCGCCCAAAAACAAAGCCGCTCTCTCCACAAAGAAATCAAAATCCTTCAGGCCCAGCAGAAGGAAAATGAGCAGCATCTGCGTCAGAGCCGGCGCCTGCAGCAGGAAATCGAAGAGGCCATTCACCAGATTCAGATGGATTTGGGACAGATTCAGGTTCGGCAGGAAGACCTGATTCAGCGGGTTCGGGAGGAACTCCAGATGGACCTCCAGGCCCAATACGAAACCTTCCGGGAAGAGCAGACCGACTGGGAGGCGGTTCAGGAGGAAATCCGTGTCCTGCGGGAAAAAATCGAACGGCTGGGCCATGTGAACGTGGAAGCCATCGACCAGCAGGAAGAGCTGGAAAAACGGGCGGCCTTCCTCGAAACCCAGGCGGAAGACCTCCGCCAGAGCAAAACACAGCTCCAGCAGCTCATCGAGCGGATTAACCGGGAAAGCCGGGAAAAATTTGCCGCCACGTTTGAACAGGTTCGGATGCACTTCCAGCAGATTTTCCGAAAACTGTTCGGCGGCGGCAAAGCCGATATCTTCCTGGAAAACCCGGAGGACCTGCTCGAAAGCGGCATCGAGATTGTGGCTCGCCCCCCCGGAAAGGAAACGCGAACCATCAGCCTGCTCAGCGGCGGCGAAAAAACCATGACCGCCATCGCCCTGCTTTTCGCTGTCTTTCAAAGCAAACCGTCGCCGTTCTGTGTACTGGACGAGGTCGATGCGGCGCTGGATGAAGCCAACAATGAACGCTTTAACCTCATTGTTCAGGAGTTCAAACAGCACAGTCAGTTTATCATTATTACGCACTCCAAAAGAACCATGAGCATCGCCGATATTCTGTACGGCATTACCATGCAGACGCAGGGAGTCAGCAAAAAAATCAGTGTCCAGTTTGAAAGCATCGAAAACGCTGCAGATACGGCGGTTGCCTGA
- a CDS encoding pitrilysin family protein, translating into MQFQHVQLKNGLTVIGEINPSAQSAAVGFFVRTGSRDESPSISGVSHFLEHMLFKGTQDLSSVEVNEAFDRLGAKFNAFTSEENTVYYAAVLPEYFSAAVELWCRLMRPALRTDDFNVEKKVILEEIAMYKDLPDFQVIDQARQLHFGSHPCANSVLGTEETIGNLTAEQMRDYFSRRYAPNNLVAACCGRFDFDQTCRLIERLCSAWEPMEAGRNLSYFGGTGLQKRQTKAGLTCEHICLMSPSVSMQDPRRFVASLLSVIIGDSSGSRFFWALVDPAVADTAVMHCEAMDGVGILSSYIRCPAENRQKALQIVRNIFDELKQNGVSQNELTAAKNKVLSAITLEAERPMGRLVSLGFNWIYLKSYRPVSEDVQAVKSVTVDQINQFIRDYPLDKFTQVSIGPEDS; encoded by the coding sequence ATGCAGTTCCAACACGTCCAGCTGAAAAACGGATTAACTGTCATCGGAGAAATCAATCCCAGCGCCCAGTCTGCCGCCGTCGGTTTTTTTGTTCGAACCGGCTCCAGAGATGAAAGCCCTTCCATCAGCGGCGTATCCCACTTTCTCGAACATATGCTCTTTAAGGGTACGCAGGACCTTTCATCGGTGGAAGTCAACGAGGCCTTTGACCGGCTCGGAGCCAAATTCAACGCATTTACCAGTGAAGAAAACACCGTGTATTATGCCGCCGTCCTGCCGGAATATTTTTCGGCAGCGGTGGAGCTGTGGTGTCGTCTCATGCGGCCGGCTCTTCGAACCGATGACTTCAATGTCGAGAAGAAGGTCATCCTCGAAGAGATTGCCATGTACAAAGACCTGCCGGACTTTCAGGTGATTGATCAGGCCCGACAGCTTCACTTCGGTTCCCATCCCTGTGCCAACAGCGTTCTTGGAACCGAGGAAACCATCGGAAATCTGACAGCGGAACAAATGCGGGACTATTTCAGCCGACGGTACGCCCCGAATAATCTGGTGGCGGCCTGCTGCGGGCGATTTGATTTTGACCAGACGTGTCGGCTGATTGAGCGCCTCTGCAGTGCCTGGGAACCGATGGAAGCCGGACGAAATCTTTCCTATTTTGGCGGAACGGGGCTTCAGAAGCGGCAAACCAAAGCTGGGCTAACCTGTGAACATATTTGTCTGATGAGTCCTTCCGTCTCTATGCAGGACCCCCGCCGGTTCGTGGCCTCTCTTTTATCCGTCATCATCGGGGATTCCTCCGGTTCACGCTTTTTCTGGGCGCTGGTGGACCCGGCTGTCGCCGACACTGCCGTGATGCACTGTGAAGCAATGGACGGAGTTGGGATTTTATCCAGTTATATTCGCTGCCCAGCTGAAAACCGACAGAAAGCGCTCCAGATTGTCCGGAATATTTTTGATGAATTGAAGCAGAACGGGGTTTCGCAAAACGAGCTGACAGCTGCAAAAAACAAAGTGCTCAGTGCAATTACTCTCGAAGCCGAACGACCGATGGGGAGACTTGTAAGTCTTGGTTTTAACTGGATTTATCTGAAATCGTACCGTCCGGTATCCGAGGACGTTCAAGCCGTAAAATCCGTCACCGTTGACCAAATTAACCAGTTCATTCGGGACTATCCTCTCGACAAGTTTACACAAGTGAGCATAGGCCCCGAAGATTCATGA
- a CDS encoding sugar phosphate nucleotidyltransferase: MDFAVIMAGGSGQRLWPLSRQSRPKQILKLLNGRTLLRDSFERLNRLFDLRNILVLTNAEYAEQVSENLSELPKDNIIPEPCVRDTAGAIGLAAAVLQKADPEAVMAVVTSDHILQPAEPFLDALQTAIRFVKEHPEALLTFGIKPTFPATQYGYIRLQIQEGQSRIFPVAEFREKPDQETAERFLAQGGYFWNSGMFVWKAKTILKHLKTFLPESSEPLEKIRSAWGGPEQDSALEEWFPRLPKISIDYAVLEKAPQIYGIPLSCRWLDMGSFAALADIISSDSNQNTVIAGQHCLLDCRNTIVATESPDHLIAMIGMEDVIVAHSPDATLICPLHQAHRLKELLRRLESEGKTNYL; the protein is encoded by the coding sequence GCTGTGGCCGTTGAGCCGTCAGTCTCGACCGAAGCAGATACTCAAACTCCTGAATGGTCGAACGCTTTTGCGGGACAGCTTCGAACGGCTGAATCGGCTTTTTGACCTCCGTAATATCCTGGTTTTAACGAATGCGGAGTATGCCGAGCAGGTTTCTGAAAACTTAAGTGAACTGCCGAAAGACAATATCATACCGGAGCCGTGCGTTCGTGATACGGCGGGAGCCATCGGTCTGGCGGCGGCGGTCCTTCAAAAAGCGGACCCGGAAGCGGTCATGGCGGTGGTGACTTCGGACCATATTCTCCAGCCGGCGGAACCTTTTTTAGACGCTCTGCAGACTGCCATTCGTTTCGTGAAAGAACACCCCGAGGCCCTGCTGACGTTTGGAATCAAACCCACTTTTCCAGCAACACAGTACGGCTATATTCGTCTTCAGATTCAGGAAGGGCAAAGCCGGATTTTTCCAGTTGCCGAATTTCGGGAAAAACCCGATCAGGAAACCGCGGAACGATTTTTGGCTCAAGGGGGGTATTTCTGGAATTCGGGGATGTTTGTCTGGAAGGCCAAAACGATTTTGAAGCATCTGAAGACGTTTCTGCCCGAGTCGAGCGAGCCGCTGGAAAAAATTCGTTCTGCCTGGGGAGGGCCGGAGCAGGACTCGGCTTTGGAGGAATGGTTTCCCCGCCTTCCGAAAATCAGCATTGATTATGCCGTTTTGGAAAAGGCCCCTCAGATTTACGGGATTCCGCTGTCGTGCCGCTGGCTGGATATGGGGTCTTTTGCAGCCCTGGCCGACATTATCTCCTCGGATTCCAATCAGAATACAGTGATTGCCGGTCAGCATTGTTTGCTGGATTGCCGAAATACGATTGTGGCTACGGAATCGCCAGACCATTTGATTGCGATGATTGGGATGGAAGATGTCATCGTAGCCCACAGCCCGGATGCGACCCTGATTTGTCCGCTTCATCAGGCCCATCGACTCAAAGAACTCCTCCGCCGGCTTGAAAGCGAAGGCAAAACAAACTATCTGTAA